The Candidatus Abyssobacteria bacterium SURF_5 genome includes a region encoding these proteins:
- a CDS encoding enoyl-CoA hydratase/isomerase family protein, translating to MTYQTLLYQRDQAIALITLNRPEKLNALSPELYAELYSALVEADQDDEVRVIILTGGNTVFAAGADLDAMAAAGNTVDRMLKTRFAPGNPFDFIEQTGKPVIAAIAGYALGGGCELAMCCDLRLAAQSAQFGQPEIRVGLIPGAGGTQRLPRLIGMTKAKELIMMGEFINADEALRLGLVNKVVPADRLLDEAKEWANKLAKRPPFGLRLAKLVMNMGADRDLPTALTLEREAFAMLFATEDQKEGVQAFVEKRKPEFKGR from the coding sequence ATGACATATCAGACGCTCTTATATCAGCGCGATCAGGCCATCGCCCTCATCACTCTCAATCGGCCCGAAAAACTCAATGCACTTAGCCCGGAACTCTACGCAGAACTTTATTCAGCGCTTGTCGAGGCCGATCAGGACGATGAGGTCCGCGTCATTATTCTCACCGGCGGCAATACCGTCTTCGCGGCCGGAGCCGATCTCGATGCGATGGCCGCCGCAGGAAATACCGTCGATCGAATGCTGAAGACCCGCTTCGCTCCCGGCAATCCCTTCGACTTCATCGAGCAAACCGGAAAACCGGTCATAGCGGCAATCGCCGGATATGCGCTGGGCGGCGGCTGTGAGCTGGCGATGTGCTGCGATTTGCGCCTCGCGGCCCAATCCGCCCAGTTCGGACAGCCCGAAATTCGCGTCGGATTGATCCCCGGCGCCGGCGGGACTCAAAGACTTCCGCGCCTCATCGGGATGACGAAGGCGAAAGAGCTTATCATGATGGGCGAATTCATCAATGCCGATGAAGCCCTGCGGCTAGGACTCGTCAACAAAGTCGTCCCCGCCGATCGCCTGCTGGACGAGGCGAAGGAGTGGGCGAATAAACTCGCAAAGCGGCCCCCCTTTGGCCTGAGGCTGGCAAAACTGGTAATGAATATGGGCGCCGATCGAGATCTGCCCACCGCGCTCACACTCGAGCGTGAGGCCTTTGCCATGCTCTTTGCCACCGAGGATCAGAAGGAGGGAGTTCAAGCTTTCGTCGAGAAGCGCAAACCTGAATTCAAAGGACGGTGA